The genomic interval CTACCTCACCGGCCTGCAGCAACTGGGCGCCGAGGCCGGCCAGGCGCTGGCCTTCGAGGATTCATTGCCGGGGGTTGCGGCCGCCAGTGGCGCGGGGATATTTACCGTGGGCGTGGCGACGACACAGACGCCGCAGCGGTTGCTGGAGGCGGGTGCCAGGCTGGTCGTGAATGATTTCAATGACCCGGCATTGTGGGCGTTGATCGAGCGTATGGCTTGAGGTGTGGGGTGTGTTTGAGATCGAGCGCCGCCCGCGCGGCGCATCGCGAGCTGCGCCCGCTCCTACGTTTGTTTCGGGCCAGTAACACCTGCGCCAACGCGCGCGACCGCCCTGTTCGTACGACACGATATCGAGCCATGCACCAACGCGTTCGCGCGCAAATCCCACAGGATTAATTGGCCCGGAACAAACGTAGGCGCGAGCGCAGCTCGCGATGCGCCGCGCGGGCGGCGCTCGATCTCAAACACCCCATAACTCTATCGCCATACTCACCCAGGCCCCCATGCTCATCGACGAAGAACTGACCCTCAAAAAGCTGGAAACCTTTCTTGCCTTCATGCGCACGGGCAACCTCGGCCGCGCGGCGGTTGAGTTGTCCACCAGCGCCGTGAGCGTGCACCGGGCCATCCACTCACTGGAAAGCGCCTTGCGCTGCCCGTTGTTCAAGCACGAAGGCCGCCAGCTGATCCCGCTGGAAAGCGCCTACGTGCTGGAAAAGAAAGCCCGGCAATTGATCCTGGACGCCGAGCAGATGGTCCGCCAGACCCGTGAAGCCGCCGGCTTCTACGCCGAGCGTTTCCGCCTGGGCGCACTCTACTCGCTGACGGTGAAGACCGTGCCCAAACTGGTCATGGGGCTGAAACTGCGCCGCAGCGAGCTGAACATCGACCTTACCCTGGGCTCCAACGTCGACCTGCTGCAGCGCCTGAAAAACCACGAGCTGGAAGCTATCCTTGTGTCGCTCGACGACAGCATCAGCGACCCGGCATGCGAGCAACTGCCGCTGTTCTCCGATGATATCTTCCTTGCTGTGCCCACCGACTCGCCTTTCGCCGGGCAGGCCGAGGTGGACCTGGCCGACCTCGCCGACTCCACCTTCATCACCCTGACCCAGGGCTTCGCCACCCACCGCGATGGCGCGCGGGTGTTCCAGCAGGCCGGCTTCGAGCCCAAGGTGGCCATGCAGGTGAACGACATCTTCACCCTGCTGAGCATGGTCAGCTCGGGCGTGGGCTTTGCCCTGCTGCCCGGGCGCATTGCGGCGGTGTACGAAAACCGCGTCAGGCTGATTGCCTTGAAGCCGCAATACCGCTTGCAGCAACATATAGGCGTGGTGTTCCTGAAGGCTAGGGAGCGGGAGCCGAACCTGCTGGCGCTGCTGGCGGAGTGCCGGATGTACAGCCTTGAGCGTTAAACCGTAGCGCAGCATTGCGCCCCTGCAGCCATACCGCCAATGCCGCCAGCCCGGCAGGGATCAGCAATGATGCAAACACTTGCGCAAAGCTCCAGCCCAATGCCAGCATCTGAGCCCCGGCGAAGGCGCTGAGCACGGCACCAATGCGCCCAATGCCGCTCATCCAGCTGGCCCCGGTTGCCCGTGCCTCAGTGGGGTAAAAAGCTGCGGCCAATGCATTCATGCCAACGCTTGCGCCATTCAGCCCAAAGCCCACGGCGCAGGCAATGGCGCACAGCCAGGCGAAATCCCCCACCACCTGGCCAATCGTGAAAATCACCGCACCACTGAACAGAAAAGTCAGCATCAATACGCGCTGAGGGTTACAGCGGTCCATGGCCCAGCCTACTGAAATCGCCCCTGCCGGCCCGCCAATCTGGAAGCAGGCCGTGACAATGGCTGCTTCGGACACCGAAAAACCACCGCCCTCCTTCACCAGCGTCGGCAGCCAGCCGCTGAACAGGTAGACCAGGAACAGCGCCAGCACATAGCCAGCCCAGAGCATGCAGGTACCAAAACGATAGCGCTGCGAGAGGATGGTGCCAATCGCACCGTCAGTGCCCTGGCGCTTGGCGGGCATGACGAACGTACTGTCGGCGTTGACATGGTCGGGGGCCAGGCGGCGGACAATGGCCAGAATG from Pseudomonas fortuita carries:
- a CDS encoding MFS transporter — translated: MNNTLDVRQLIDQQPIGRYQKWVVFLGFLIIALDGLDVAIIGFIAPQLKSDWGLGAQSLGPVLSAALIGLALGALIAGPLADRYGRKAVLLYSVLLFGIWTLASAFSPNLETLVVLRFLTGLGLGAAMPNASTLVSEYAPARSRSLLITLAFCGFSLGAAMGGFVSAWMIPNLGWRSVLVLGGVLPLLVLPLLYWRLPESVTFLVSKGADRQRILAIVRRLAPDHVNADSTFVMPAKRQGTDGAIGTILSQRYRFGTCMLWAGYVLALFLVYLFSGWLPTLVKEGGGFSVSEAAIVTACFQIGGPAGAISVGWAMDRCNPQRVLMLTFLFSGAVIFTIGQVVGDFAWLCAIACAVGFGLNGASVGMNALAAAFYPTEARATGASWMSGIGRIGAVLSAFAGAQMLALGWSFAQVFASLLIPAGLAALAVWLQGRNAALRFNAQGCTSGTPPAAPAGSAPAP
- a CDS encoding LysR family transcriptional regulator encodes the protein MLIDEELTLKKLETFLAFMRTGNLGRAAVELSTSAVSVHRAIHSLESALRCPLFKHEGRQLIPLESAYVLEKKARQLILDAEQMVRQTREAAGFYAERFRLGALYSLTVKTVPKLVMGLKLRRSELNIDLTLGSNVDLLQRLKNHELEAILVSLDDSISDPACEQLPLFSDDIFLAVPTDSPFAGQAEVDLADLADSTFITLTQGFATHRDGARVFQQAGFEPKVAMQVNDIFTLLSMVSSGVGFALLPGRIAAVYENRVRLIALKPQYRLQQHIGVVFLKAREREPNLLALLAECRMYSLER